The Vibrio kanaloae genome has a window encoding:
- the nrfA gene encoding ammonia-forming nitrite reductase cytochrome c552 subunit, with the protein MKKHWIRNSVTALLMVSASLASATSFAASEQKEIGDPRNDQFEQNHPDQYHSWRQTSESETIEDALKEDPNMVIMWAGYGFAKDYNKARGHFYAIDDVRQTLRTGGPTDESSGPMPMACWSCKSPDVARVIEERGEDGYFEGKWARLGNEIINPIGCSDCHDTQSEGFKNGEPALKVTRPYVERAFETIGKKFDDQSRLDQQASVCAQCHVEYYFTGPTKGVKFPWDQGTTVGDMERYYDAINFKDWTHKVSKAPMLKAQHPGFETWREGIHGKNKVVCADCHMPKVTKEDGTVYTDHKVGNPFDRFEDTCANCHTQSKETMRNIVSSRKAQVLNMKLTAEKQIVAAHFEAGAAWEAGATEQEMEPILLDIRHAQWRWDYAIASHGIHMHAPEIALEVLGTAVDRAADARTKIVRLLAKKGITDPIEIPDISTKEAAQKALGMDMDKMNAEKQHFLDSVVPKWEEQAEKREANYEY; encoded by the coding sequence GTGAAAAAGCATTGGATACGTAATTCGGTCACAGCACTATTAATGGTTAGCGCATCACTAGCAAGCGCGACCAGTTTTGCTGCGTCTGAACAAAAAGAAATTGGCGATCCTCGTAACGACCAGTTCGAGCAAAACCACCCAGATCAATATCATTCATGGAGACAGACTTCAGAAAGCGAAACCATAGAAGATGCACTAAAAGAAGATCCCAACATGGTCATCATGTGGGCTGGCTACGGCTTCGCAAAAGATTACAACAAGGCACGTGGTCACTTTTATGCGATTGACGATGTACGACAAACGCTTCGTACTGGCGGCCCAACGGACGAAAGCTCAGGCCCGATGCCAATGGCATGTTGGAGCTGTAAGAGCCCTGACGTAGCACGTGTTATCGAAGAGCGTGGCGAAGATGGTTATTTCGAAGGTAAGTGGGCGCGTCTTGGTAACGAGATCATTAACCCTATTGGCTGTTCAGACTGTCACGATACCCAAAGCGAAGGCTTTAAAAATGGTGAACCAGCACTGAAGGTGACTCGTCCTTATGTTGAACGTGCATTTGAAACAATTGGTAAAAAGTTTGATGATCAAAGCCGTTTAGACCAACAGGCTTCTGTTTGCGCCCAATGTCATGTCGAATACTACTTCACTGGGCCAACCAAAGGCGTGAAATTCCCTTGGGACCAAGGTACAACCGTCGGCGATATGGAACGTTACTATGACGCGATCAACTTTAAAGATTGGACGCATAAAGTATCGAAAGCGCCAATGCTAAAAGCGCAGCACCCTGGTTTCGAAACATGGCGTGAAGGTATCCACGGTAAAAACAAAGTCGTTTGTGCAGACTGTCATATGCCGAAAGTAACCAAAGAAGATGGCACCGTTTATACCGACCATAAAGTGGGTAACCCATTCGACCGCTTCGAAGATACGTGTGCAAACTGTCACACTCAATCGAAAGAAACCATGCGTAACATCGTATCAAGCCGTAAAGCGCAAGTTCTGAACATGAAGCTGACTGCTGAGAAGCAAATCGTAGCCGCTCACTTTGAAGCAGGCGCGGCATGGGAAGCGGGTGCGACAGAGCAAGAGATGGAGCCGATCCTACTGGATATCCGTCACGCTCAATGGCGTTGGGACTACGCTATTGCGTCTCACGGCATTCATATGCATGCACCTGAGATCGCTCTAGAAGTGCTAGGTACTGCCGTTGACCGTGCAGCGGATGCTCGAACTAAGATTGTTCGTCTACTGGCGAAGAAAGGCATCACCGATCCAATCGAAATTCCAGATATCTCGACAAAAGAAGCGGCTCAAAAAGCGCTTGGAATGGACATGGATAAAATGAACGCCGAGAAACAACACTTCTTAGACTCGGTTGTTCCTAAATGGGAAGAGCAAGCTGAAAAGCGTGAAGCCAACTACGAATACTAG
- a CDS encoding TPR domain-containing protein: protein MDIWLLAALLLMSLFLVVIVVAANNNGSNLKGNVMISFTAVALSVLVWSQLKQELPQLPLDDSNSYTATDFKDELQQSLKQDPNQSGLWFKLGGVYMQKGEFDAAFTCYDYAIRLDPQAPSGLYAAKATALYYLSSQAMSDDVNALLDHSMQLDPNDRTALMLIATDHFISMRYQQAIDAWTQILDSNQKGIDRVSIIHSINQAKQMIR from the coding sequence ATGGATATCTGGTTACTGGCTGCTTTGTTATTGATGAGCCTGTTTTTGGTGGTGATCGTTGTTGCCGCGAACAACAATGGCAGTAATCTAAAAGGCAATGTGATGATTTCATTTACAGCAGTGGCTTTGAGTGTGCTTGTCTGGTCTCAACTGAAACAAGAGTTACCTCAACTTCCTTTGGATGATAGCAATAGTTACACAGCAACAGATTTCAAAGATGAGCTTCAGCAAAGCCTTAAGCAAGACCCAAATCAATCCGGTTTGTGGTTTAAGCTTGGTGGTGTGTATATGCAGAAAGGAGAGTTTGATGCAGCGTTCACCTGTTACGACTACGCGATTCGATTAGATCCTCAAGCACCTTCTGGGCTCTATGCGGCCAAAGCAACGGCACTTTACTATCTTAGTTCTCAAGCGATGAGCGATGACGTGAATGCGTTATTGGATCACTCAATGCAGCTTGATCCAAACGATCGGACTGCATTAATGCTGATTGCGACCGATCACTTCATTAGCATGCGCTATCAACAAGCGATTGATGCGTGGACTCAAATTCTCGATTCCAATCAAAAGGGGATTGATCGCGTTTCTATAATCCATTCGATCAACCAAGCCAAACAGATGATCCGTTAA
- a CDS encoding rhodanese-like domain-containing protein, protein MKILLSLSALCIALLSSGVHASERAETGWELIEKGALVVDVRTPAEFEQGHLDNAINYPLSEVATHFAKIDKEQPIVLYCRSGNRSGQAYQFLRAQGFTQIHNAGGLIEMQENQ, encoded by the coding sequence ATGAAAATCTTACTTTCGCTTTCGGCATTATGTATTGCACTACTCAGTTCAGGCGTTCATGCATCAGAGCGTGCTGAGACGGGGTGGGAACTAATAGAGAAAGGCGCATTAGTCGTTGATGTCAGAACACCTGCAGAGTTCGAACAAGGGCATCTAGACAACGCCATCAACTACCCTCTTTCTGAAGTGGCTACTCACTTTGCTAAGATAGATAAAGAGCAACCCATAGTGTTGTATTGCCGCAGTGGTAATCGCTCAGGGCAAGCTTATCAGTTCCTGCGTGCTCAAGGGTTTACTCAAATCCATAACGCAGGTGGGTTAATAGAAATGCAGGAAAACCAATAG